From Anopheles arabiensis isolate DONGOLA chromosome 3, AaraD3, whole genome shotgun sequence, a single genomic window includes:
- the LOC120904201 gene encoding procathepsin L-like: MKFLILILGFVAAANAISIFELVKEEWTAFKLQHRKKYDSETEERIRMKIYVQNKHKIAKHNQRYDLGQEKFRLRVNKYADLLHEEFVHTLNGFNRSVSGKGQLLRGELKPIEEAVTWIEPANVDVPTAMDWRTKGAVTPVKDQGHCGSCWSFSATGALEGQHFRKTGKLVSLSEQNLVDCSQKYGNNGCNGGMMDFAFQYIKDNKGIDTEKSYPYEAIDDECHYNPKAVGATDKGFVDIPQGNEKALMKALATVGPVSVAIDASHESFQFYSEGVYYEPQCDSEQLDHGVLAVGYGTTEDGEDYWLVKNSWGTTWGDQGYVKMARNRDNHCGIATTASYPLV, encoded by the exons ATGAAGTTTCTAATACTCATCCTCGGCTTTGTCGCGGCCGCCAATGCGATCTCCATCTTTGAGCTCGTGAAGGAAGAATGGACAGCATTCAAG CTGCAACACCGCAAGAAGTACGACAGCGAGACGGAGGAGCGCATCCGCATGAAGATCTATGTGCAGAACAAGCACAAAATTGCCAAGCACAACCAGCGCTACGATCTTGGCCAGGAGAAGTTCCGCCTGCGCGTGAACAAGTACGCCGATCTGCTGCACGAGGAGTTTGTCCACACGCTGAACGGGTTCAACCGTTCGGTCAGCGGCAAGGG ACAATTGCTGCGCGGTGAGCTGAAGCCGATCGAAGAGGCCGTTACCTGGATTGAACCGGCCAACGTGGATGTGCCGACGGCGATGGATTGGCGTACGAAGGGTGCCGTCACCCCAGTCAAGGATCAGG GACACTGCGGCTCGTGCTGGTCGTTCTCGGCTACCGGTGCGCTCGAGGGACAGCACTTCCGCAAGACGGGCAAGCTGGTGTCGCTGTCCGAGCAGAATCTGGTCGACTGTTCGCAAAAGTACGGCAACAACGGATGCAACGGTGGCATGATGGACTTTGCCTTCCAGTACATCAAGGACAACAAGGGCATCGATACGGAGAAGTCGTACCCGTACGAGGCGATAGATGACGAGTGCCACTACAACCCCAAGGCGGTCGGTGCCACCGACAAGGGCTTCGTCGACATTCCGCAGGGCAACGAGAAGGCGCTGATGAAGGCGCTCGCCACCGTCGGCCCGGTGTCGGTCGCGATCGATGCGTCGCACGAATCGTTCCAGTTCTACTCGGAGGGCGTGTACTACGAGCCGCAGTGCGACTCGGAGCAGCTCGATCACGGCGTGCTGGCGGTCGGGTACGGTACGACCGAGGACGGCGAGGACTACTGGCTGGTGAAGAACTCGTGGGGCACCACCTGGGGCGACCAGGGCTACGTGAAGATGGCGCGTAACCGTGACAATCACTGCGGTATTGCCACCACTGCCAGCTATCCGTTGGTCTAA
- the LOC120904202 gene encoding NADH dehydrogenase [ubiquinone] 1 beta subcomplex subunit 4, whose translation MSQQEKAARRAALRNEYWRTMTNPHNHLRGESGGVFDTGLARFQAMRVNHYEHFKPTGRSFKIGLFTVVIPIIVYAKMMKNERDQREQQYRTGQVAYADRRFKFI comes from the exons ATGAGCCAGCAGGAAAAGGCGGCCCGGCGTGCGGCCCTACGCAACGAGTACTGGCGCACGATGACCAACCCGCACAACCATCTGCGCGGCGAGAGCGGTGGTGTG TTCGACACTGGCCTAGCCCGGTTCCAGGCGATGCGCGTTAACCATTACGAGCACTTCAAGCCGACCGGCCGCTCGTTCAAGATTGGACTGTTTACCGTCGTCATCCCGATCATTGTGTACGCGAAAATGATGAAGAACGAGCGCGACCAGCGGGAACAGCAGTACCGCACCGGTCAGGTGGCGTACGCCGACCGTCGCTTCAAGTTCATCTAA
- the LOC120904199 gene encoding inositol-3-phosphate synthase, with protein MSSELKVLSPNVHYTDEHIEVDYQYQTTTVVSSGPSGYTVKPETTELNIRTGRNVPRMGLMLVGWGGNNGSTLTAALEANKHSLEWRTRQGVQQANWYGSITQSSTVLLGSDATGQDVYIPMNQLVPMVNPNDIVVDGWDISSLNIGEAMKRAQVLEVGLQDQVYKRLAQLRPRASIYDPDFIAANQADRADNTIKGTRYEQYQQIVRDIREFKQQSGVDKVVILWTANTERFAEVKEGVNTTMADLERSLKQNHSEISPSTIFAMAAIAENCIYINGSPQNTFVPGVIEMAEHYGAFIAGDDFKSGQTKLKSVLVDFLVSAGIKPVSIVSYNHLGNNDGKNLSAPQQFRSKEISKSNVVDDMVASNHILYGADEHPDHCVVIKYVPYVGDSKRAMDEYTSQIMLGGHNTLVIHNTCEDSLLATPLILDLAILGELCSRIQVRRKDAAASGEYLPFRSVLSLLSYLCKAPLVPQGTPVVNSLFRQRTAIENILRACVGLPPLSHMTLEHRFDLPVGESQPDVQQHVAKKARVANGTAEKCNGVHNGDAHPSEEVASR; from the exons ATGTCCTCAGAGCTGAAGGTACTTTCGCCGAACGTCCACTACACGGACGAACACATCGAGGTGGACTACCAGTACCAAACGACCACCGTGGTGAGCAGCGGCCCAAGCGGATACACG GTGAAACCTGAAACTACCGAGTTGAACATCCGCACCGGACGAAATGTCCCGCGCATGGGGCTGATGCTGGTCGGCTGGGGCGGCAACAACGGCTCGACGCTGACGGCTGCGCTCGAGGCGAACAAGCACAGCCTGGAATGGCGCACGCGCCAGGGCGTCCAGCAGGCGAACTGGTACGGCTCGATCACGCAGTCGTCGACGGTGCTGCTCGGATCGGACGCCACCGGCCAGGATGTGTACATCCCGATGAACCAGCTGGTGCCGATGGTCAACCCGAACGATATCGTCGTCGATGGGTGGGACATTAGCTCGCTCAACATCGGGGAGGCGATGAAGCGGGCGCAGGTGCTGGAGGTCGGGCTGCAGGATCAGGTGTACAAGCGGTTGGCGCAGCTGCGCCCAAGGGCCTCGATCTACGATCCCGACTTCATTGCGGCCAACCAGGCGGACCGGGCGGACAACACGATCAAGGGCACGCGGTACGAGCAGTACCAGCAGATCGTGCGGGACATTCGCGAGTTCAAGCAGCAGTCGGGCGTGGACAAGGTGGTCATCCTGTGGACGGCAAATACGGAGCGGTTCGCCGAGGTGAAGGAAGGCGTCAACACGACGATGGCGGATCTGGAGCGCTCGCTCAAGCAGAACCATTCGGAGATTTCGCCCTCGACGATCTTCGCCATGGCTGCTATTGCTGAGAAT TGCATCTACATCAACGGATCGCCCCAGAACACGTTCGTGCCCGGTGTGATCGAGATGGCGGAGCACTACGGTGCGTTCATTGCCGGCGATGACTTCAAGTCGGGCCAGACCAAGCTGAAGTCGGTGCTGGTGGACTTCCTGGTGTCGGCCGGCATCAAGCCCGTCTCGATCGTGAGCTACAACCATCTCGGCAACAACGACGGCAAGAATCTCTCGGCCCCGCAGCAGTTCCGCTCGAAGGAGATCTCCAAGAGCAACGTGGTGGACGATATGGTCGCATCCAACCACATCCTGTACGGTGCGGACGAACATCCGGACCACTGCGTGGTGATCAAGTACGTGCCGTACGTTGGCGACAGCAAGCGCGCGATGGACGAGTACACGAGCCAGATCATGCTCGGTGGTCACAACACGCTGGTCATCCACAATACCTGCGAGGACTCGCTGCTCGCCACCCCGCTCATCCTCGATCTGGCCATACTGGGTGAGCTGTGCTCGCGCATTCAGGTTCGCCGCAAGGACGCCGCGGCCAGCGGTGAGTACCTACCCTTCCGGTCGGTACTGTCGCTGCTGAGCTACCTGTGCAAGGCACCGCTAGTGCCGCAGGGTACGCCCGTGGTCAATTCGCTCTTCCGCCAGCGAACGGCAATCGAGAACATTCTGCGTGCGTGCGTCGGTCTGCCGCCGCTCAGCCACATGACGCTGGAGCACCGTTTCGATCTGCCGGTCGGGGAGAGCCAACCGGACGTGCAGCAGCATGTTGCGAAGAAGGCACGCGTCGCCAACGGCACCGCGGAGAAGTGCAATGGCGTGCACAATGGGGACGCTCATCCTTCGGAGGAAGTTGCCAGCCGCTAA
- the LOC120904198 gene encoding H/ACA ribonucleoprotein complex non-core subunit NAF1, which produces MEETKRTDESTNGEPVGASIDTPQEASNSCSDSTTIVAPAAEHDGGKTEPNEGTLMEEKPVEPAIESNRGVNDPARDSADEPKAGEPKEATSEGVVAVELHLDEPVETPVGSAAAGAELPAEPKTVEISVEKEVKETVDETKSTEEPEKDSAPSKEPPSTMEFVAPAPVGQAMDVEDHTAAPVPVAVVSIQEQIAEEQKLETEAVEKIANSSLSMLCQYSGSSDSEAEDTDASNVVVVGSKASSSSSSSSDDSDVEITKETPAMSAGGYRMQDDPILVSDAETMDTNAASSEDEEDEPIKGPIRTAGEILPHELPPIEELTITVPETECKPIGHIESIVAQIVLVQSVPGAELLNLDTVLFLDRGQRALGKIFDVIGQVNQPIYCVLFNSNQEILSKNITTGMEVFCAPRTEYTSFIILSELMRTKGSDASWMNDNEIPSYMAEHSDDEAERAAKRNRKKNAANRQQAAGGAQNDDDAGSEMGDEQQQQQQHYRNPRQPPPSTSRPQYQRGNGGRQFNPRYPSGPSSWHHNYNPRYGQPQQYRPRFPPRNQQFQQQQHYQHHQHHQHQQYQQQYQQQHQQIPHMQPPPQGMVLPNPFANQGPPRQPPPGPY; this is translated from the exons ATGGAGGAAACAAAACGGACGGACGAGTCTACAAATGGCGAACCAGTGGGGGCAAGCATAGATACGCCACAAGAAGCGAGTAACTCCTGCAGCGACAGCACCACCATTGTTGCACCAGCGGCAGAACACGATGGCGGGAAAACTGAACCGAACGAGGGCACACTGATGGAGGAGAAACCTGTTGAACCAGCGATTGAATCAAATCGAGGAGTGAACGATCCGGCACGGGACAGTGCTGATGAACCAAAAGCAGGTGAACCGAAAGAAGCCACAAGCGAAGGAGTGGTTGCCGTCGAATTGCATTTGGATGAGCCTGTAGAAACGCCTGTCGGAAGTGCGGCAGCAGGCGCAGAACTCCCAGCAGAACCTAAAACGGTTGAAATAAGCGTTGAAAAGGAAGTTAAGGAAACTGTGGATGAGACCAAATCCACCGAAGAGCCTGAGAAAGATTCAGCACCCAGTAAAGAGCCACCTTCCACAATGGAATTTGTCGCTCCGGCACCCGTTGGTCAGGCGATGGATGTAGAGGACCATACGGCAGCACCCGTGCCGGTCGCAGTTGTCTCCATTCAGGAACAGATCGCAGAAGAGCAAAAGCTCGAGacggaagcggtggaaaagaTCGCCAACAGCTCACTCTCAATGCTGTGCCAGTACTCGGGCAGTTCCGATTCGGAGGCGGAAGATACGGACGCATCCAACGTGGTTGTCGTTGGTTCGAAAGCCAGCTCCTCGTCGTCATCCTCGTCGGACGATAGCGATGTGGAAATAACGAAGGAAACTCCCGCAATGTCTGCCGGGGGCTATCGCATGCAGGATGATCCAATATTGGTCAGTGATGCGGAAACGATGGATACCAA CGCTGCCTCATCGGAGGACGAAGAGGACGAACCGATCAAGGGTCCGATACGTACTGCGGGTGAGATACTGCCACACGAGTTGCCCCCGATCGAGGAGCTGACCATCACCGTCCCGGAGACGGAGTGTAAACCGATCGGGCACATCGAATCGATCGTGGCACAGATCGTGCTGGTACAGTCGGTGCCCGGGGCCGAGCTGCTCAACCTTGACACCGTCCTGTTTCTCGACCGGGGTCAGCGAGCGCTCGGCAAAATATTCGACGTCATTGGCCAGGTAAATCAGCCCATCTATTGCGTACTGTTTAACTCGAACCAGGAAATATTGAGCAAAAACATAACGACCGGCATGGAGGTGTTTTGCGCACCGCGAACGGAGTACACGTCGTTTATCATACTGTCCGAGCTGATGCGCACCAAGGGGTCCGATGCGAGCTGGATGAACGATAACGAAATCCCATCGTACATGGCGGAACATTCGGACGATGAGGCGGAACGGGCGGCGAAACGGAATCGCAAAAAGAATGCAGCCAATCGGCAGCAGGCTGCAGGTGGGGCACAAAATGATGACGATGCCGGTAGCGAGATGggcgatgagcagcagcagcagcagcaacactatCGAAATCCTAGACAGCCGCCTCCGTCCACCTCGAGACCACAGTACCAGCGGGGTAACGGGGGAAGACAGTTTAATCCGCGCTACCCGTCCGGTCCGTCCAGCTGGCACCACAATTACAATCCACGGTACGGTCAACCGCAACAGTATCGGCCACGGTTTCCACCGCGTAACCAAcaattccagcagcagcagcactaccagcaccatcagcaccatcagcatcagcagtatCAGCAAcagtatcagcagcagcatcagcagatACCGCACATGCAACCACCACCCCAAGGCATGGTACTGCCGAATCCGTTTGCTAACCAGGGCCCACCAAGGCAACCGCCACCGGGACCGTACTAA
- the LOC120903156 gene encoding death-associated protein 1, giving the protein MADEDKGLVAGHPPAVKAGGMRIVQHKTPNSERPAKDPVEVIGLSNPAPNVNTGEVAQSGTSTKHTDHSVEASQVAHAQKPPAPVHSKPVNHIQQPRK; this is encoded by the exons ATGGCCGATGAAGACAAAGGACTGGTCGCTGGACACCCCCCGGCAG tGAAAGCGGGTGGAATGCGCATTGTGCAGCATAAGACTCCGAACAGCGAGCGGCCTGCCAAGGATCCGGTCGAGGTCATTGGGCTCTCG AACCCAGCGCCCAACGTGAACACGGGTGAGGTCGCCCAGTCCGGGACGAGCACCAAGCATACCGACCATTCCGTGGAGGCGTCGCAGGTGGCCCATGCCCAGAAGCCGCCGGCACCGGTCCACAGCAAGCCCGTCAATCACATCCAGCAGCCTCGGAAGTGA
- the LOC120902701 gene encoding probable enoyl-CoA hydratase, mitochondrial, whose translation MANIGRLLASRVAGQLVRNVATNQQQQQANLLRFYSSAPKAYEFIKAELAGEKKNVAVITLNRPKALNALCNGLVAEISDALDRYEADDSIGAIVITGSEKAFAAGADIKEMQPNTYAKCINTDFLANWTRVAKAQKPVIAAVNGYALGGGCELAMMCDIIYAGDKARFGQPEIALGTIPGAGGSQRTTRAMGKSKAMEMCLTGNMITAEEAERSGLVSKVFPADKLVEEAVKLGEKISTFSPLIVRLCKEAVNASYEMSLNEGLRFERRHFHATFSTKDRLEGMTAFVEKRAPKFSNE comes from the exons atggcaaacattgGACGTCTGCTTGCTTCCCGTGTGGCGGGTCAGCTGGTGCGCAATGTCGCcaccaaccagcagcagcagcaggccaaCCTGCTCCGTTTCTATAGCAGCG CCCCGAAAGCGTACGAGTTCATCAAGGCGGAGCTGGCGGGCGAGAAGAAGAATGTCGCCGTGATCACGCTGAACCGCCCGAAAGCGCTGAACGCACTGTGCAATGGGCTGGTGGCGGAGATTAGCGACGCGCTGGACCGGTACGAGGCGGACGATTCGATCGGTGCGATCGTGATCACGGGCAGCGAGAAGGCGTTCGCGGCCGGCGCCGACATCAAGGAGATGCAGCCGAACACGTACGCCAAGTGCATCAACACCGACTTTCTGGCCAACTGGACGCGGGTGGCCAAGGCACAGAAGCCCGTCATTGCGGCGGTGAACGGGTACGCACTGGGCGGTGGCTGCGAGCTGGCTATGATGTGCGATATCATCTACGCGGGCGATAAGGCACGTTTCGGACAGCCGGAAATTGCGCTCGGAACGATCCCCGGGGCGGGCGGTTCGCAGCGTACGACCCGCGCGATGGGCAAATCGAAGGCGATGGAGATGTGCCTGACCGGGAACATGATCACGGCCGAGGAAGCGGAACGATCGGGGCTGGTGAGCAAGGTGTTCCCGGCCGACAAGTTGGTCGAGGAGGCGGTCAAGCTGGGCGAGAAGATTTCCACCTTCTCGCCGCTGATCGTGCGGCTGTGCAAGGAGGCGGTCAATGCGTCGTACGAGATGTCGCTCAACGAGGGGCTGCGGTTCGAGCGGCGCCACTTCCACGCGACCTTCTCGACCAAGGATCGGCTGGAGGGTATGACGGCGTTCGTGGAGAAGCGTGCGCCAAAGTTCTCGAACGAATAG
- the LOC120902700 gene encoding enoyl-[acyl-carrier-protein] reductase, mitochondrial: MAQLVRQLGKAAAGSAHLFQLSVRHMSVMAKVLRYGEFGEPAKVLQLQEESVPDPKQGEVLIKTLGAPINPADINTIQGKYPVKPTFPAVGGNECVGEVVAIGGDGSGNSLKVGDRVVPFATGLGTWRSHAIYAANQLMKVPASVGVPEAATITVNPCTGYRMLKDFVALKPGDTVIQNGANSACGQAIIQLCRAWNVECVGVVRDRPEFAQLKDHLKGLGAAEILTEEELRTTKLFKDGIFRRPRLALNCVGGKSALELARQLDQAGVMVTYGGMSREPVTVPTASLIFKDLRFVGFWMTRWTKEHAASPLRSEMFNELFGLIDRGALKAPAHEMIPFEEYSAAVTNALNIQGFVGKKYIFRF, translated from the exons ATGGCCCAACTTGTGAGACAGCTAGGGAAGGCCGCGGCCGGGTCAGCACATCTATTCCAACTGTCCGTACGGCACATGAGTGTGATGGCGAAGGTGCTGCGGTACGGTGAGTTTGGTGAGCCGGCAAaggtgctgcagctgcaggagGAATCCGTCCCGGACCCGAAGCAGGGCGAGGTGCTGATAAAAACACTCGGAGCGCCAATCAATCCGGCCGACATTAACACCATTCAAG GAAAGTATCCAGTAAAGCCGACCTTTCCTGCCGTCGGGGGCAACGAGTGCGTCGGTGAGGTGGTCGCTATCGGTGGCGATGGTAGCGGCAACAGTCTGAAGGTGGGCGATCGCGTTGTACCGTTCGCTACCGGGCTGGGCACCTGGCGTTCGCATGCCATCTACGCCGCGAACCAGCTGATGAAGGTGCCGGCAAGCGTCGGTGTGCCGGAGGCGGCCACCATCACCGTCAATCCGTGCACCGGCTACCGGATGTTGAAGGACTTTGTTGCGCTAAAACCGGGCGACACGGTCATACAGAATGGGGCGAACTCGGCCTGCGGCCAGGCCATCATTCAGCTGTGCCGGGCCTGGAACGTGGAGTGTGTCGGGGTAGTGCGCGATCGGCCCGAGTTTGCGCAACTAAAAGACCACCTGAAGGGGCTCGGAGCGGCCGAAATACTGACCGAGGAGGAACTGCGCACGACGAAGCTGTTCAAGGACGGCATCTTTCGCCGGCCCCGGCTAGCGCTGAACTGTGTCGGCGGCAAGAGCGCGCTGGAGCTGGCGCGCCAGCTCGACCAGGCCGGCGTGATGGTGACGTACGGCGGCATGTCCCGCGAGCCGGTGACCGTGCCGACGGCGTCACTGATTTTTAAGGATCTGCGCTTCGTCGGCTTCTGGATGACGCGCTGGACGAAGGAGCACGCCGCCAGCCCGCTGCGGAGTGAAATGTTCAACGAGCTGTTCGGGCTGATCGATCGGGGCGCGCTGAAAGCGCCGGCACACGAGATGATCCCGTTCGAGGAGTACAGCGCGGCGGTAACGAATGCGCTCAATATTCAGGGTTTCGTTGGGAAAAAGTATATCTTTCGGTTTTAA
- the LOC120903096 gene encoding SET and MYND domain-containing protein 4: MSDSLEEKFGAWELFEQLWEKEAELDYESILRDAPYHDRLKLSRDTKNSAKAQSLRTKGNQLLKVKRYVAALKCYNESIAFSEKGSEERAIAYANRSFICYELHRYEECLRNVRLARESNYPEHLASKLAKREEDAKKALQDAANKGSEKSTNGASSDTSDDSKLCDSELKLSYDAYETVPQVAQCLELSESEQFGRYVATNRNLEAGDVVIIEQPFSRLLRDIYRHVRCDFCHRESIFTLLPCENCTVAMYCSGSCASQAARQYHRYECPIIRDMWRIFTKLPVMSLRTVTTAISAFEYDLQAMWEHLQVLEKAKVNAFTMDWTSASAKDIYDTVHVLETNERTRDRKDRMVRVFYTTIIYRLLEERCPELGELCAMNDNVRELLNELILRHLQTGPVNMHSLHYMEYQPEQRVYEMENHVSACFPILSMLNHSCAPNVTRITLRDGRCAVLVTRPIAKGGQLYDNYGMHHCLMSRKERKTELLKQYRFICECEACVNNYPLYFELPAIDSSRYGMIDTQSLHAELVLHQNHKAAELLPKLRRYLNDIGDQYPRSETCSCQELFLRAFQILYMPTSESAEYYKYCNP; encoded by the exons ATGAGTGATTCGCTCGAGGAAAAGTTCGGCGCCTGGGAGCTGTTCGAGCAGCTGTGGGAGAAAGAGGCAGAGCTTGATTATGAATCCATACTCAGGGACGCTCCCTACCACGATCGGCTCAAGCTTTCGCGCGACACTAAAAACAGTGCGAAGGCGCAAAGTTTGCGCACCAAGGGCAATCAACTGCTGAAAGTGAAACGATACGTAGCAGCACTTAAATGCTACAACGAAAGTATCGCCTTCTCCGAGAAAGGTTCGGAGGAAAGGGCCATAGCGTACGCGAACCGGTCGTTCATTTGCTACGAGCTGCATCGGTACGAAGAATGCTTGCGGAACGTACGGCTGGCGCGGGAATCCAACTATCCGGAGCACCTGGCGTCAAAGTTGGCCAAACGGGAGGAGGACGCGAAGAAAGCTTTACAGGATGCGGCCAACAAGGGTAGCGAAAAGTCAACTAATGGAGCAAGCAGCGACACCAGTGATGATAGCAAACTATGTGATAGCGAGCTTAAGCTAAGTTACGACGCGTACGAAACAGTGCCGCAAGTGGCGCAATGTTTGGAGCTGAGCGAAAGCGAACAGTTTGGCCGGTATGTAGCCACCAACCGAAACTTGGAGGCCGGCGATGTCGTAATAATAGAGCAGCCGTTTAGCCGTCTGCTGCGGGACATTTATCGGCACGTGCGGTGTGATTTTTGTCACCGGGAGAGCATTTTTACGCTGCTTCCGTGCGAGAACTGTACCGTGGCCATGTACTGCTCTGGCAGCTGCGCGAGCCAAGCCGCCCGACAGTACCACCGGTACGAGTGCCCAATAATACGCGATATGTGGCGCATTTTCACCAAGCTGCCCGTAATGTCCCTACGCACCGTCACCACCGCGATCAGTGCGTTCGAGTACGATCTGCAGGCGATGTGGGAGCATCTGCAGGTGTTAGAGAAGGCGAAGGTAAACGCGTTCACCATGGACTGGACGAGCGCAAGCGCGAAAGACATTTACGACACGGTGCACGTGCtggaaacgaacgaacgtacCCGCGATCGCAAGGATCGTATGGTGCGGGTGTTTTACACTACCATCATTTACCGACTGCTAGAGGAACGCTGCCCCGAGCTAGGCGAGCTGTGCGCGATGAACGATAACGTACGGGAGCTGCTGAATGAGCTGATACTGCGCCATCTACAGACGGGGCCGGTTAATATGCATTCGCTGCACTACATGGAGTATCAGCCGGAACAGCGGGTGTACGAGATGGAGAACCACGTTTCCGCTTGCTTTCCGATACTGAGCATGCTGAACCATTCTTGCGCTCCCAACGTGACACGCATCACGCTGCGCGACGGCCGGTGCGCAGTGTTAGTTACGCGTCCCATTGCCAAAGGTGGACAGCTTTACGACAACTATGG tatgCATCACTGCCTGATGTCTCGCAAGGAACGAAAGACGGAACTGTTGAAGCAGTACCGGTTCATTTGTGAATGTGAGGCGTGCGTGAACAATTATCCGCTGTATTTCGAGCTTCCTGCTATCGATTCGTCCCGGTACGGTATGATAGATACACAGTCGCTCCACGCCGAGCTGGTACTGCATCAGAATCATAAGGCGGCCGAATTGTTGCCGAAGCTGCGGCGCTACCTGAACGATATAGGAGATCAGTATCCGCGGAGCGAAACCTGCTCGTGTCAGGAACTGTTTTTGCGCGCATTTCAAATCCTTTACATGCCGACGTCGGAAAGTGCTGAGTACTATAAATACTGCAACCCCTAG
- the LOC120903098 gene encoding U6 snRNA-associated Sm-like protein LSm8, which translates to MSGLESYVNNTVSIITADGRNFVGTLKGFDQTVNVILDESHERVYSMTAGIEQVVLGLHIIRGDNIAIIGQLDESVDSKLDFSTIRGMPLEPVVH; encoded by the coding sequence ATGTCCGGTCTGGAGTCGTATGTCAACAATACGGTATCGATAATTACTGCCGATGGACGCAACTTTGTCGGCACGCTCAAGGGATTCGACCAGACCGTCAACGTAATACTGGACGAATCGCACGAGCGCGTCTACTCGATGACGGCCGGCATCGAGCAGGTGGTGCTCGGGTTGCACATTATCCGCGGGGATAACATTGCCATCATCGGGCAGCTGGACGAGAGCGTCGACAGTAAGCTAGACTTTAGCACCATCCGCGGCATGCCGCTGGAACCGGTGGTGCACTAA